In the Sandaracinus amylolyticus genome, CGCGCGCGGATCGTCGGGCGCTCGCGACCGTTCGTGAGCACGTGGTTGCCCTCGCGACCGAAGAGCGTCGCGAGCGAGCCGCCCACGTCGGGCCCGAGCAGCTGTCCGTCGTCGTCGTCGTCGGTCGCGACGTCGCTCAGCACCAGCACGAGCTCGTCCATCTCGGGCTCGTCGTCCGCGCGCACCACGATCGTGCCGTAGAGCCCCGCCGCGACCTGCGCCGCGCTGCGATGGTGCGGATGGAACCAGTAGAGCCCTTCGTCGGGCAGCACGAAGTCGTAGTCGAACGTCTCGCCGGGCGCGATCGGCGGGTTCGGATGATCGGGCGCGCCGTCCATCTCGTTCGGCACCCGCACGCCGTGCCAGTGGATCGTGGTCGGCTCGGGCAGCTCGTTGCGGAAGTGCACGATCAGTCGATCGCCGACGCGCGCGTCGATGCGCGGCCCGGGCACGGTCCCGCCGTACGACCACATGCGCGTCGCGCCCGCCTCGACGATCGCGAGCTCGGTCTCGCGCGCGACCATCTCGATCTCGATCACGCGCGGATCAGGATCGAGATCGGTGGGCGTCTCGAGCCGCACCTCCTCGTCCCAGCCCATCGGTTGTGCGAGGTCGTCGCCCTGCGGTGCGCACGAGAGCGCGAGCAAGGCGAGCCCCATCGGAACGGCGATCCGACGCATTGGACGCGAGAGAGTACGCGCGACCCCCCCGGGCGCCACGACCGCCTGATCTAGATCACGGACCGCATCGACCTCCGAGGCGTACCGCCACGCTTCGCGCGGCGGGTCCACCCCTCGACATCGCGACATCGCAGATGCACAAAGGCCTGCATCGCCATGCGTCCTCTGCTCTTCGAGAAATACGAAGGCCTCGGCAACGACTTCGTCGTGGTCGAGGGCACGTCGTCGATGCTCTCGACCGAAGACGTGATGCGCATCTGCGATCGCCACCGCGGCATCGGCGCCGACGGAGTGCTCTTCACCGGCGTGAGCGCGGGACGCCCCTTCATGTCGGTGATCAACGCGGACGGCAGCACCGCCGAGATGTGCGGCAACGGCCTGCGCTGCGTCGCGCTGCACCTCGTGCGTCGCGGTCTGGTCGACGGTCGCACGTTCGAGGTCGACACCGACGCGGGCGTGCACGCGGTGCGCGTGCTCGAGGTCGCCGCGCCCGGTCGCGTCGAGGTCTCGATGCGCGCGCCGAGCCTCGCGCCGCGCGACGTGCCGGCCGTCTTCGACGCGCCGCTGATCGACGGCGAGCTGCGCGCCGACGGCGTCGTGCTGCACGGCACCGCGGTGTCGATGGGCAACCCGCACCTCGTCACGTTCGACGCGCCCGAGACCTCGCGGCTGCGCCTCGGCCCGATGCTGCAGGACGATCGGCGCTTCCCCGAGAAGGTGAACGTCGGCTTCGCGAGGATGAAGGGTCGCAGCGCGATGCAGCTCGACGTCTACGAGCGCGGCGCGGGCTGGACCCAGGCGTGTGGCACCGGCGCGTGCGCGGCGGCGGTCGCGGCGGTCGAGACCGGTCGCGCATCGCGCGGCGCGCCGATCGAGGTCGTGCTCCCGGGCGGCCCGCTCGAGATCGTCGTGGGCAACGCGGGCGAGCGAGTGCACATGACCGGCCCGGCGCGTCACGTGTTCTCGGGCCGCCTGACGCTGCCGCTCTGACGCGACCGCTACGGAATTCGACACGGAGGGCCGCAGAGAAAATCACCGCTCTGCGGCCTCTGTGTTCTGCGTGGGTCGATCTCTCTTCTCCTGCTCTCCTCTTCAACGAGCGGTGAGCGATCAGCGCACCTGAACGTGCGTCGAGCGTTATATCGAATTGCAATTCGCTCGTTGCATCTCGCGCGTGACGATCGCCAGACTTCTCGCCATGCCGGGATCCACGATGGGCGTGCGCATCGAGCGCGCCCGAGAGCTCGCCGGGCTCAACAAGAACCAGCTCGCGCGCGCCGTGGGCACCTCGTGGCAGCACGTCGATCACTGGGAGCGCGATCGCACCCAGCCGAGCCCGACGTCGCTCTCGCGGCTCGCGTCGGTGCTCGGCGTGACGCTCGCGTATCTGCTCGGCGAGGAAGAGCCGGTCGTGCCGCCGCTGCAGGAAGCGCTCGAGACCTTCCTGCGCAGCTACGCGCCGCCCGACCTCACGCCGCAGGAGACCGCCTGGCTGCGCGCGGCGCCGATCGACCCCGCGCTCGCGACCCCGGGCACGTACCTCGATCTGCTCCACCGCATCCGCATGCCGCGGCCCGCGAGCACGATCCCGCCCGCCCCCGCGGCCGACGACGAAGAGCCGTCGCGCAACAAGACCGGCCGGCGCGCCAAGGTGCGCATGGAAGACGTGCTCGCGCGCGTGAAAGGACGCCGATGAGCGACGATCCCTCCTACGTCCTCGTCGTCGACTCCGACGAGGGCTCGCTCGGCAGCGTCGCGGCGGTGCTCGCCGCGCTCGGCCGTCCGGTGCGTGGTGCGCGCGACGCCGCGTCCGCGCTCTCCGCGATCCTCGCGAGCCCGCCGCTGATCGTCGTGCTCGCCGGCGATCGCACCGCGCTCGCCGCGATCGACCTCGCGCGCGTGGTGCGCGATCGCCTCGGTCATCGCGCGCCGCGCATCCTGCTCGTGAGTGGCGCCGCGGTGAGGCGCGTCGATCTCCGTCACGTCGACGACGTCGTGCGTCGCCCCTATCGCGCGGAGGAGCTCGTCGCGCGCGCGAAGCGCCTCGTGCGCGCGAGCGGCGTGTGGTCGCTCCGCGGCAAGGAGGCGCCGCGCACGTCGCGACGCGTCGGGCCTGCATGAGCGCACCGCTGCCCGCGCACCCCGACGACACCTGGATCGGCCGCGTCATCGACGGCCGCTATCGGATCCTTCGTCGGCTCGGCGTGGGTGGCATGGGCGTGGTGTTCGAGGCCGAGCACCTGAAGCTCGGCAAGCGCGTCGCGCTCAAGGCGATCGCGCCCGAGCGCATCGGTGACGCGGAGGTCGCGGCGCGCTTCACGCGCGAGGCGATGGCGACCGCGCAGATCGAGCACCCGCACATCGCGGCGGGCTTCGACTACGGTCTGCTCGCCGAGGGCGGCGCGTACCTCGTCGCGCAGCTCGTGCGCGGCACCAGCCTGCGCGAGCGCCTGGCCCGCGGTCCGACGCCGTGGCGCGAGGCGTGCGGGATCGCGGCGCAGATCGCGGACGCGCTCACCGCGATCCACCGCGCGGGCTACGTGCATCGCGACCTCACGCCGGAGAACGTGCTGGTCGCGGATCGCGACGACGGCACCTCGCACGTCTACGTGCTCGATCTCGGCGTCGCCGCGCTGCTCGCGGCGAGCGCGCCGCCTCCGCAGCCGACCGCCGGCACGCTCACCGTGATGGGCACGATCGTCGGCACCGCGGGCTACATGGCGCCCGAGCAGGCGCTGGGACGCATCGTCGATGCGCGCGCCGATCTCTACGTCGTCGGCGTGCTGCTCTGGGAGATGATCGCGGGGCGCCCGCTCTTCTCTCGCGACGTGGGCCTCACCGCGATCGTCGCGTCGCAGCTCTCGTCCGAGCCGCCCGGCGCGCCCGCGCCGTTCGACGCCACCGTGCCCTTCGATCTCGAGCGCCTCCTGCGCGACCTGCTGAGCGTCGAGGCGGATCGACGCCCCGCGAGCGCGAGCGAGCTGCGCACCGAGCTGCTGCGCATCCAGGGCTCGGTCGCGCGCGAGCCCACCGCGCGCATCGCGCTCCCTGCACCGCCGTCGGATCCCATCGACGAGCTCACGCGTATCGCGTCGGCGATCGGCGATCGCGTCCGGGTCGCGCTGCGCACGCGCGACGGCAAGCGCGGGATCGCGATCGGTCTGGGCGTGGGTGCGCTGCCCGCGCTCGTGCTGCTGATCGGCACCTACGCGCTGCTCGCGAGCGACCCGCCCGAGGCGATGATCGCGCCCGCGGTGCACGCGCCGGCCGAGGTGGTCGCGGCCGCGGTGCCGGTCCCCGCGGTGCCCGAGCCGCCCGGACCGCACGACGCGACGATCGAGCGAATGCTCCACGGCCGCCAGCACCGCGAGCGCGAGCGCGCGGCGGCGGCGATCCTCGAGGCCGATCCCGCGACCGTGCCCGCCTACGCGCGCCACGTCGCGGGCCTCACGATCGCGAACCGATGCCCCCAGCGCGCCCAGCACCTCGACGCGATCCGCGCGCTCGGCGATCCTCGCGCGCTCCCCGCCCTCGAGTGGCTCGCAGCCGAACCGACCACCGGATGCGGCCGCCGTGGCCGATTCGACTGCTACGGGTGCCTCCGAGAGCAGATTCCGCTGACGATTGCCGCGCTGACGGCGGCCCACTGATCAGAACCTGAGCGCTGGGCGCGCTCGATCGCGTCAGCGTGGCTCGCGGCTGCCGCATCGAGCCCGCAGGCGCGCGCCTCACGA is a window encoding:
- the dapF gene encoding diaminopimelate epimerase, which produces MRPLLFEKYEGLGNDFVVVEGTSSMLSTEDVMRICDRHRGIGADGVLFTGVSAGRPFMSVINADGSTAEMCGNGLRCVALHLVRRGLVDGRTFEVDTDAGVHAVRVLEVAAPGRVEVSMRAPSLAPRDVPAVFDAPLIDGELRADGVVLHGTAVSMGNPHLVTFDAPETSRLRLGPMLQDDRRFPEKVNVGFARMKGRSAMQLDVYERGAGWTQACGTGACAAAVAAVETGRASRGAPIEVVLPGGPLEIVVGNAGERVHMTGPARHVFSGRLTLPL
- a CDS encoding helix-turn-helix domain-containing protein, whose product is MPGSTMGVRIERARELAGLNKNQLARAVGTSWQHVDHWERDRTQPSPTSLSRLASVLGVTLAYLLGEEEPVVPPLQEALETFLRSYAPPDLTPQETAWLRAAPIDPALATPGTYLDLLHRIRMPRPASTIPPAPAADDEEPSRNKTGRRAKVRMEDVLARVKGRR
- a CDS encoding serine/threonine-protein kinase, with the protein product MSAPLPAHPDDTWIGRVIDGRYRILRRLGVGGMGVVFEAEHLKLGKRVALKAIAPERIGDAEVAARFTREAMATAQIEHPHIAAGFDYGLLAEGGAYLVAQLVRGTSLRERLARGPTPWREACGIAAQIADALTAIHRAGYVHRDLTPENVLVADRDDGTSHVYVLDLGVAALLAASAPPPQPTAGTLTVMGTIVGTAGYMAPEQALGRIVDARADLYVVGVLLWEMIAGRPLFSRDVGLTAIVASQLSSEPPGAPAPFDATVPFDLERLLRDLLSVEADRRPASASELRTELLRIQGSVAREPTARIALPAPPSDPIDELTRIASAIGDRVRVALRTRDGKRGIAIGLGVGALPALVLLIGTYALLASDPPEAMIAPAVHAPAEVVAAAVPVPAVPEPPGPHDATIERMLHGRQHRERERAAAAILEADPATVPAYARHVAGLTIANRCPQRAQHLDAIRALGDPRALPALEWLAAEPTTGCGRRGRFDCYGCLREQIPLTIAALTAAH